One region of Solanum pennellii chromosome 6, SPENNV200 genomic DNA includes:
- the LOC114077606 gene encoding agamous-like MADS-box protein AGL80, producing the protein MALIIYSPYSNEPKVFPNLVAAINTFQKFKELEASERSKNMVTKEEFTKKRIKKLQKKLLKIRKENRIKEITNKMHEVLKGKIISIDMNLFYLNDLSYVIKKNIQLIREAMKNNGGDEGSTSNVPQSTPSTTMTSMMPSPIIDPPFTPMTPQMDPSAEIPSIGASIQTNNYQNSTDIPQSPSLIDLLNLNHDDFVILLDDLSLNNANDQDSNPSNNK; encoded by the coding sequence ATGGCTCTCATCATATATAGTCCTTATAGTAATGAACCTAAGGTGTTTCCGAATCTTGTTGCAGCAATCAACACTTTTCAAAAGTTTAAAGAATTGGAAGCATCGGAGAGATCAAAAAATATGGTGACAAAGGAAGAATTCACGAAGAAAAGAATCAAGAAGTTGCAGAAAAAACTACTAAAGataagaaaggaaaataggaTCAAGGAAATTACAAATAAGATGCATGAAGTGTTGAAGGGAAAAATTATTTCCATTGACATGAATCTTTTCTACCTCAACGATCTAAGTTATGTTATTAAGAAGAACATTCAATTAATACGTGAAGCAATGAAAAATAATGGTGGTGACGAGGGGTCTACATCAAATGTCCCCCAATCCACTCCTTCAACAACAATGACATCTATGATGCCTTCCCCTATTATAGATCCTCCATTTACTCCTATGACACCACAAATGGATCCTTCAGCTGAGATCCCTTCAATCGGTGCATCAATTCAAACGAATAACTACCAGAACTCTACTGACATTCCGCAAAGTCCATCATTGATTGATTTACTAAATCTGAATCATGATGATTTTGTCATTTTGTTGGATGACCTTTCACTAAACAATGCTAATGATCAAGATTCAAACCCctccaataataaataa